In the genome of Arvicola amphibius chromosome 2, mArvAmp1.2, whole genome shotgun sequence, the window tcagattgttttcttggtatttatctcttttttagttctttgtatacaCTAATCCTCTGTCAGACGCATAGGTGGTAAGGACTTTTCCTCATTCCATAGGCTGTCTCTTTACTTGGATGCTATTATCCTTTGCCTAAAAAACGTTTTAGTTTCTCGTGGCCCTGTTTGTCATTTGTTAGTATTGATGCTGTGCTGTAGAGTCCGGGGGAaagtgttttcctgtgcctgTAAGGTGACGCATATCCCATACTTTCTCTTTAACAAGATGCAGGTCTCCCATGGGTCGTTggtccatttggatttgagttttctACAGAGCGAGAAATAAGAATCTGGTTTCATTCTTCTCTATGGAGCTATCTGTTAAacctgcaccatttgttgaagatgctgtccttTCTCTAGTGTATATTTtgggcttctttgtaaaaaaaaaaaaagaaataagtatatgaggccattttaatataaattattgaaTAAGCAAATGAGAAAAGCTCATTCTTCTTCATAAAACAGTTAAAATAGTATGTATGGATACTATCCCCTCCAGGAGATGGAACATATTCTCTCCCTTCTTGTCAAGACTAGACTagactttggtttgttttcaagtAATAGcatatgataaagaaaaatagcTATAAAGGAAAAGCTGGCATATATTCTCAAATGAGTGCCCATCCCCAGTGCACCGTGTGTCTCCTGTAACATTGAATGAGTGCCCATCCCCAGTGCACCGCGTGTCTCCTGTAACATTGAATGAGTGCCCATCCCCAGTGCACCGCGTGTCTCCTGTAACATTGAATGAGTGCACATCCCCAGTGCACCATGTGTCCCCTGTAACATTGAAAGAGTGCCCATCCCCAGTGCACCGCGTGTCTCCTATAATATTGAATGAGTGCACATCCCCAGTGTACCGTGTGTCCCCTGTAATACTGTGATGAAAGGGGATTCTTCTCTGAACTCTTCTCTGAAGCTATGAAGATGATGCCCAAGTTGTAATGGAGACCCAAGATGTTGGGGATGCTAGGGCTGTGGGATGTCTACTGAGAAAAAGGATAAGTACATATTGGAGCCAGCTCAAGAGAGAGTTTATATGTGCCGCAGGCAGCAGAGCTGAAGGGCAGGGCTACCCAAGCCTTTGGGAACCCATGAGAGTCCATCGTGCATCCTCAAACCTGGACATGGAGCTGAAGGATTCGGTGTTTTTCCTGCTAGGTTTCTGTCTTGCTTCCATCTGCTTTCCTTGATATATTTCCTACCTACATTTTGGGATAGGAATGTTCACCCTGTACCATTGTGTGTTGGAAGTATGATCTCATTTTTCGTGTTGTAAGGACTCATAGAATTAGCTTGAGTTTCAGGGGAGACTTTAAACTTGAATATGTTGGGACTGTTAAAGACTacggggacttttgaagttggactggaTGCATTTTGCATTCTAAGATGCCTTTTACCCGTGTAGAAAGCTGGGTGTGTCGAtaatgtttctgttgctgtgatacaacacCATGCCCAAAAGCAACCCGTGgaataaagagtttatttgggcttatggctACAGAGGAACAGGAGTCCATGATGATAGGGAAGCAAGCAGCATACATAGTGGCTGGAGCAGGATGCTGAGGGTTCCAGCCTcaaacacaagcatgaagcagagcaTGAACTGGAAGTAGGTGAAGCTATGCTTCCTTCAGGAGGACCACACCTCTGTCACACCTCCATCACACCACCAAAAGCTCCCCGAGCAGCGCCACCAACTAGGAACCACGTTCAGTGGCTCAAGTGAAACTCGGGCccaagtgagaaaccctgtctcacagaaaacaaaaacccaaagtaaaacaaaatcaagatGGACGCGTGTGCGCGTGATCCTTGAAGCCtaaccccagtggcacacctcctccagcaaggccacacctcctagacCTCCCTGATCagtaccaccaactggggaccaagtgttcaaatgccagaGCTTGTGGGGACATTCTCCTTCAGACTACCGCAGGGAGGATCATAGAGCAAGAGACACAGTCTCAGCCTCTGGCCCCCATGCTTGCACATAAATGTGCACACGTACCTACCCCTGCACACAAAATCTGTATTATACTTCTTGGTTCCACTGCGTCTGCGATGCTGTGTGCACTGCCCGCATCAACGTCGTGTTTCATGTGCCCCgtttgtttagttttctctgcagctGACTGATCTACTCCTATAACTAGTGCACACTCTGTCTCATCAGTGGTTCCCGTTGTCTGCATTTGTATCTGCAAAGTGGGCGAGCATCGCCAAAATGTCTAAGGCGGTCCACATGATGTAAAATGGAGGAATATCTACTCACATGtttcacatttttctcttatgTAAATAAACTTAAAGTTTGAAAAGTGATGTAGGCTCTTTCATTTACCAAGTTGGACTTGGATAGAATTGTATTTTGGTCTGTCACTGGTGTCCTGTCTATGGTGAGGGGACATCTGTGTCTCCCCTGGGAAAGTTCATGAACAGATGTAAATACATGTGACACGAGGTCTGTTACATTATGTGCAAAACATGCTTTGTTGGCTGTGTCCTCTTCCCTGACTTCTTAAGTTAATCGACTCGGTTCTACAGCCAGCTCTCACTCTGTGTGACTTCCATTTTCCTATAGTTCTTGTTCCTCATGCCTCATTCATTGCCGCTTATGAACTCTTTCTTTCTAGTTTGTATTGGATGGTTTGAGCACCTTATAAAATCTAACAGCTACTGCACAGCAGATGACTGTCACCATCTGAACGCCTTGTGTCCTGAACATACGTCTGCCGTAGATCTGCTGCACATACGGACATTAAGGATCTATTATCTTTGTCTCTTGTCAAAAGAGAAATTCCTTGACAAAATGTGTAACTGCTTTATAGTAGCTCTCCAGAGTGACTATGACGAGGCCACTCAGCCCTAATTTAATACtctagccttttctttctttctcttgtcctggggttgaactcagggcctcgcAATGCTAAGCCAGTGCCACGCTGTGGTCCTACCTCCCAACCTTGCGCCTTCCTCCCCGGTCACTTCAGACTGAACTGGAATTGTTGTTTCAGGGACCCGTGACATTAAGGGATGTTACTGTGGAATTCACCAAGGCAGAATGGAAGTTACTGACCCCTGCTCAGAAGTCGCTTTACAAGAACGTGATGCTGGAGAACTACCGTCACCTGGTCTCTGTGGGTGAGAAAATTTCCTCATCTATAACTACAGTTGTTTCCATTCCCTCTCCCGTTGGCTGGACCATGTAAAGTCTCTGTAAGTCAAGTGATAACTTTATTTCACGATTCATAGTTAATCTGTTTGGGAATACCTGAGAAAATAATGTGTGTTTCTGCCACTTCATTTAGAGAagaggtggcggtggtggcgcacgcctttaatcccagtacttgggaggcagaggcaccggatctctgtgcgttcaaggccagactggtctaaaagagctagttgtGGGATGGGCTCTAAAGcttctgagaaaccctgtcttgaaaagctcccacctccccccaaaaaagaaagaaagaaagaaaaggaaagaaaggaagtaagaaagggaaagaaaggaaggaagaaaaagaaagggagaaaagaataaatgtgtGAAGCAGAGATCCTCACTGCTTATCTGAAACTGTACCTCACTTCCAAGGAAACTAtgtcatcttctttctctttaatagGTTACCGTGTGATTAGGCCGAGTGTGATCTCCAAgttgaggaaaggaaaagagccGTGGGTATTAGAAAGAGAACTTCCAAATCGGAACCGTGCTGGTGCGTTTGAAAAAATTCATGTTGCATGTGACCCTTTGAAATATTTGCCAAGATTTCCTTTAGAAACAGTTTCTCAGGAATCTCCTTAAGTTCTCTATAGTTCTAGAAATGATTGAAGATACTGTCTACATATGTTTGAATCCCACAACACAccaatttttcttctctccatggAAAGACTTGCAGCATGATCTCACGGccagctgcctgctgcagccactcaggatCCTGCAGCCAACTGTGTGGAAAGCAAAAGCCTAGAAAACAGCGATATTCCTCAGCACATGAGGAGATTGGTGTTCTGAGAAATTCACTTTATTGTTGGTCTCCAGATTGCTCTGGACACATGAAGAAATCTAATACAGGTCTGCAGTCTGCTGATTACAGTAATGCCCGTCCACTTACATTTTCCTTTGTGGTTTCTGGTATCCTTTGGTTGACTGCAATCTGgagatattaaatgaaaaattccagaaatCCACAATTCATAAAATTTAAGCCACATGCCATTCTGAGCAGCATGGTGGGTAGTCTTGCTGTTAGTCTAGATGATCTAGATGATCCCCCCCCCCAGACCCTCTAGAATAACAAACAATGAAAACTGTCAACAATGGTTCAGGGGAAAATTTCATTTGAGAGTGCTTTCATCTTGACATACTTGCCTGAGGACTAAGAATCAACCTTTGACCATAATGGTGTGTTAAAATCTTGATTCCTTTGTAGACAAACGAGGGAATGCTGCTGACCCCAGAGCCAAACACCAGGAACATCAGGCTGGAAATGCAAGGCAAGTTCAAGAATTAATGTGTAGGATAGAAGCTTTGTGAGGGAGAATAGTCTTGTTTGAAATGCTGGGAATGAGAGATTGTTGATTAATGAAATGTCATTAAACAGGCACTGGAGTGAATCCCAAAGATTCACTCCAAACAGGCCTGCCTTCCTGAGGGGTGTGGTTTAGGATCAAGAGAGCCAAGCTTTGtggttatcttttcctttttctgaactATGCACTAAGGGAGGCTGACAGTACGGTATGGCCATTAGGAAACCCCGAGACTTTAGGAGAAGCCTCATTCTGTACAGTGTTAAGTCTTGGTGTGGATCAGTGTTCACAGTGGAGAAGCCCTAGGAACCTGATGAACAGGATTAGTGACATCATCATCAAAGTTATTCAGAGATGCACAGCACCGAAAAAGCTTTGAAAGTCCTATTAACGAATTGGGAAACTTTCCCTCTAGGAAAGGAGAACTCAACAGACGTCGGAAAGCTGCCACCCAGCACGAAAGCTACGACTGCAGTGAATGCGGAAAGTCCTTCTGCCAGAAGTCTTCCCTCGTTGTGCACCAGGAAACGCACACCAAGAAGTCCTATAAGTGTGAGAAATGTGGACAATCTTTCTATAAAAATGAAGAGCTCACGGCTCATCAGAAAGTTCACACCAGAGAGAAAACCTACGCGTGTAAAGAATGTAACAAAATCTTCTACCACTTATCATCCCTTACTAGACACCTGAGAATCCATGCAggggagaaaccctatgaatgtagcCAGTGCGAGAAATCATTCTACCAGAAGCCACACCTCATGgaacatcagaaaacacacacCGGGGAGAAACCTTTTGAGTGTAAGgagtgtgggaagttcttctatGTGAAGGCATACCTCCTGGTGCACCAAAAGACACACACGGGGGAGAAACCTTTTGAGTGTAAGGAGTGTGGGAAGTTCTTTTCCCAGAAGTCACACCTCACAGTGCATCAGAGGACCCACACAGgggagaaaccctataaatgtaaggAATGCGGGAAACTCTTCTCTAGGAACTCACACCTCAAAACACACCAGAGAACGCACACAGGCGAGAAGCCCTACAAGTGTAAGGAATGTGGCAACTGCTTCTACCAGAAGTCAGCCCTCACTGTGCACCAGCGAACccacactggggagaagcccTTTGAATGCAGTAAGTGTGGGAAAACCTTTTACTATAAGTCAGACCTCACCAAACACGAGAGGAAACACAGCGGGGAGAAGCCCTATGAGTGTACGGAGTGTGGCAAATCCTTCTCTGTAAACTCAGTCCTCAGACTACACGAGAGGACTCACAcgggagagaagccctatgagtgTGACatctgtgggaagtccttttctCAGAAGTCACATTTTGTCATACACCAGAGGAAGCACACGGGGGAGAAGCCCTATGAGTGCCAGGAGTGTGGGGAAAATTTTATCCAGAGGTCACAGCTCACCACACATCAGAAGACACATGCCAAGAAAGGGAAAACTTCCAAGTAGCCTGAGTTCCGGGTTCCTGCCATAGTTCATCCTTCTGATGTAATCCACTCAGTAGGAGAACCGTCTAAGTATCGAGGAAAGATTTGTCAGCCATGTTTATCTTTTCCGTATAGAATTATCAGCACATGTATAGAAGGAAATTCTGTGGTGTTATTAGGAAGACCTTTACAATACGGCCAATTTTTATAGACATCAGGTGACAGAAACTGTAAGACATGAGAGATAAAATGGGGCAGAAATCAAGTGAGTGTCCGGAAGTTCTGTCCTGCATCAGGCACTATGCATTCCAAGTACACAGTGAGGACCTCCCATGGGTGTCCAGTCTCTTCACACGGTTGCACGTGTCTTAAAAAGATCAAGGGGGATTAGTGCACAGATTGCAGCAGATATGGAAGCCTTATCAGGAACACATCCATCACTGAATGCTGGTTATACTAATACTTTGATCATAGCTAAGTAGGCATTTTcagtatttgaaatatttttaagaaaaacgAAAGGAATTTGTCCTGGAGGCAGCAGTCACGCTGTGAATCAAGTTGCCAATTCCAAGACTGATTTTCCTTCCTAAAGAAACAAGCAACGAAACCAGAAACCAATAAATACCACACATATCAAACTATTTAGAGAGCTAAAATAATCAGGAAACACCACTAAACCGACGTGTTTTTGATATGTAGAATGTAGGTGTGTATATGGGTATCTACAAAACACATTTGTACGTGTGTGACTTGCCCGTGGGACTCATCGGTTATTGTGCCTAAGCTCAGTAACTAGAATGTGTGAGAACACTTGCACATCAGCAGTGATCTCCATTGATAGTGTTGTTACTGTAACCTCCGTTGGcgtatattttaaacacacagtgtATCTTTTCATCTACTTCCCGGCACTTACAAATGGGTTCAGACATTGTTACTAAGTGGACCCTTCAGAAGACTCTTAAAGGCCTTTGTAATTTTTCCAGCTATATGGTGATCAGCTGCACTTTGGGTTGGAGATGCAGCTGTAGCAGTCTGAACTTATCTTACTGTAGATGTTGTGGAGTGGTGGtatctgtgtttgtattttgtatgaaaaatacctcattgttttttcttctctttctgggtAGCGGAGGCAACATGGCCAGTGACTAAAACTGAGATTCTAGGCTCCTACTACCTTGACCCAGACCCCAGCATGGCCATGCCATGCAACTTCACTGTGCCTCAGCTTCACTTCCTGTGAGAGCAACGGCAGTGGCACCCTAAAATTGCCTTGAGGTTGAAATAGGTTGGCATTTTAAAGCACTCAGAACAGTGTCTGTGAAATGTAAAAACTTGACATTCGGTAATATTCTCATTAATTTGTATATCCTGAATCATACATTGGAAGGTCGGCAGCCCACTACCAATCTCCCACCCGATTGCTGTTAGTGCCTTGATTTGATTTGGCTGTGTGTCTACCCACGGTGGCTCAGGAGCAGATCCATGAACCATGGTCCATCTGCCAGATCCACGGCCCATTCTTATAGCCTCTAAGCTGAGATTACTTTTTTATTACTCAATTATTGCAAGAATGAAATGTTTTGTGACACATGAAGGTGGCATGAAACAAAATGCCAGTGTCTCTAAATGAAGCACTTTGAGAACACTATTCCAAACCCATTTTCTTACCCTCTGCCTGTGGCTGCCGTCACACTGCTGGCAGAGCTGAGTAATACAGGCAGACAGACCACATGGCTAATAGAGCCTAAGACATCGACGACTCAGCACTTTACCACACAGGTTCCGGTTACTCCGGGCTGCACACCCTGCAGCGGGTCCTGAGCCCACTCTTATAAATGTTCTGTTTATTAAACATGGGTGGGTGACTTCTGTgtagtatatttattttgtgcatcgTATTTATATGTGGAAAAAGCCTAGGCTTAGAAGTATTTTTCCCaaagaaatgtgattttttttacttactgAATTGTTACAGTAAAACAATTTCCTGATGAAATGtaacaaatatatgaaataaacattGTGTCAATTAAAttgaactgatttttttaattgttctttgcccttgatattcatttattttcttccaagGCAATGGCTAGCTTTTCTAATATCGTTTATCATTTTCTAACTATCTCATAAAACGTGGCATCTATATACTTTATTAGtattagtctgtgtgtgtgtgtgtgtgtgtgtgtgtgtgtgtgtgtgtatttgtgtgtgtgagatttcTGAGCCCAGTCAACTCACCCTACCACTGGCTGGATGAAGCTAGCCAAAAGACAGACGCTAGCCAGTGCCAGGGCTTATGGAAGAAATAGCTCAGTTTatgcacaaagaaataaaatattaatttaaagtcTTAGGTTTTGAATATCTAGAAGTGAAAGATGAAGGAAACTGTGAATCACGTTTTTGTTGCGTGGCCTGGGGTAACTGTGGCCCCAGGAGTTTATTAGCATTTATGCCAACTGTTGATTCTGATTTATAAGAAGAGCTTGTCCAAGTGCACCCTCATGAACGAAAAGCAATATTGTTCAAGTTAGATTATCACCCCTGCATTTATCTAGCTCTTGAAATTGTAGAGCAAGAATACCCCCCCCATGTCCAgagttttaaagtaaatattggGATGGGAAAATATTGGGAGTAGTCACTGGTAGGTTGCCCGTGTCCCAGGGGATGTCACCATGCCCATCTGCACATGAGCAGCACTAATTAGATTCAGTGGATCATTGTCTAAAGTAATtaagaagttgggagggagatgtgttggaaggaggaagggttATATGATAATGGTGTGTTTATACACGTATCAAATCTTCAAACAATAAAGATAAAACCTGAGGATAGATTTTATCTAAAAGATTCAGCTTTTAGCAAGATCTTGCGGGagatgtgtcactgagggtgggctttgaggtttcaaaaggctgGCGCCATTCCCATTGCGTCTCCCTGTCTCCTACTTGTggatcagctgttcctgccaccacaccttgctcCTCATGGGCTCTAACACCCTGAAACTGTACACCAACAAACCcttttttctataaagaaaatgaaatggctcCAGTCATGGGGTTTTATCACATTACTAGAAAACTAAGACAACCTGCGTCCTAAAAACTTTCAAAcgagaggttggagagatggctcagtgttcaagagcacttgctgctcttctagaggacccggattcagttccctgaacccacatggtggatcacaaccatctgtaactccagttccaggagatctaatgtcCACTTgggacctccacaggcaccaggaataCACAtctttcacatacacacaggcaaaacactcatacacataaaataaatctaat includes:
- the LOC119808160 gene encoding zinc finger protein 25-like; its protein translation is MNKFKGPVTLRDVTVEFTKAEWKLLTPAQKSLYKNVMLENYRHLVSVGYRVIRPSVISKLRKGKEPWVLERELPNRNRADKRGNAADPRAKHQEHQAGNARKGELNRRRKAATQHESYDCSECGKSFCQKSSLVVHQETHTKKSYKCEKCGQSFYKNEELTAHQKVHTREKTYACKECNKIFYHLSSLTRHLRIHAGEKPYECSQCEKSFYQKPHLMEHQKTHTGEKPFECKECGKFFYVKAYLLVHQKTHTGEKPFECKECGKFFSQKSHLTVHQRTHTGEKPYKCKECGKLFSRNSHLKTHQRTHTGEKPYKCKECGNCFYQKSALTVHQRTHTGEKPFECSKCGKTFYYKSDLTKHERKHSGEKPYECTECGKSFSVNSVLRLHERTHTGEKPYECDICGKSFSQKSHFVIHQRKHTGEKPYECQECGENFIQRSQLTTHQKTHAKKGKTSK